taatatttatttgtaaattAAAAATTTCAaagtaattataatttaaaattaagtttaaaAAATGGAAGttggtttaaatattttttatttaaaatttgaattaaatactACATCAcctgtatttttttttgtttaaaattgaTAATATATGAtgtatatatctatatatctatataggAAAAAATATATGAGTTTGTTTAGAAAAAATATCTTtatgtatacatatatttattatgaATATACAAAAACTAATATAATAACTATCTTACGTTTTTTGTTTTCAtggaatatgatttttttttttttgacaaattatGAAAAGCATATTTATGTATACATATAAAGTAATCTTAGTGATTAATTCTATTTTTGCTATAGTATTAactaaaattattcaaaattaattatttatcaaaattagTTCTAAAAATTTGGAAGTTAGTTTTGAATAGTTttcatttaaattatttaaatttgaatagATATATATCCCCTATTCTTGTGCAAAAATGAgtaatatatatatgatattttaaaaatgaatagacataacatcattttttttaattttacaacagtatataaataatatatatataacgatTTTATATATCTTCCAATTTttcaaactatatatatataataaacttattaaccatcaaaactacaACCATAATAAGCTTTTCAAATAAAACTTATTTTgacagttttttattttgaaataaattatatatatatataataaacgattttattatttataataaactatatatataataaataatagtattaacttattatataataagtttatattaaaagaaaaataacgtttttatataataatatatatattatgtgaaaGTAAactgatttgtttttttttttgtcaaattagataaataaaaaaaaattgattaaatcttttgtaaaacaaaaatatatattaaaaagagCACGTATTAAAAATTATGGCAGTTATTCTATATGTCACAATTGTTTTACCGCtaaaaaatagttttgattaTCTTATTTCCTCACTCATCTCAAATATGCATACAACACTCATCTCAAATCTGGAGAAAGCTAAACTAAACTTACCAAGGAGAAAAAGACTACAAAAAAGATGGTAAaactatatattataattaaaaaatattggtgCTTATGAAATAAaacttttgatttatttttttgaaaaaaataatcataaataGTGCTTTATTAGATTTGAATACACACTAttgtttatcaaaataataaatacacatataaatccaattaatTTTAGATTTGATTATATtctacaagaaaaataacaaggtGAAAAACATAAGAATAAGAGTTacctcaaaaaaaaattaatacttttGTTGCTTTTAGTTTGAGAAACAAGTATTATGAAGTTTTGTAAGGAGACCAATAAAGAGAGAGTAAGATGTAGAGATGCAAAACAAGTATTTTATAATATATCTTTTTAtatgcatgcatatatatagtTATTCTTAGCCATGATATTTATTTGTAAATGTaaaattaagtttaaaatatggaagttggtttaaatattttttatttaaaatttgaattagatACTGCATCacctatattttttttgtttaaaattgaTAATAtatgatgtatatatatatatatctattataGGAAAAAATATATGAGTTTGTTTAGAAAAAATATCTTtatgtatacatatatttattatgaATATACAAAAACTAATATAATAACTATCTTactttttttgtttaaaattgaTAATAtatgatgtatatatatatatctattataGGAAAAAATATATGAGTTTGTTTAGAaaaaatatgtttatgtataCATATACTTATTATGAATATACAAAATCTAATATCATAACTATCCTACGCTTTTTTGTTTTTAtggaatatgatatttttgtttttttttttttttgacagatTCAGGAAagcatatttatgtatatatataaagtaatctTAGTGATTAATTCTATTTTTGCTATATTATTAactaaaattattcaaaattaattatttatcaaaattagTTCTAAAAATTTGGAAGTTAGTTTTGAatagtttttatttaaattttttaaatttgaatagaTACATATCACCTGTTCTTGTGCAAAAatgagtaatatatatatatatatgatattttaaaaGTGAATAGAcgtaacatcatttttttttaattttatagcagtatataaataatatatatataaaacgatTTTATATATCTTACAGTTTTtcaaactatataaatatatatataataaacttattaaccatcaaaactacaTTTCAAATAAAACTTATTTTgacagttttttattttgaaataaactatatatataataaacgattttattatttataataaactatatatataataaataatagtattaacttattatataataagtttatattaaaagaaaaaataacgtttttatataataaatatatatattatgtgaaaGTAAactgatttgtttttttttttttttgtcaaattagataaataaaaaaaatttgattaaatcttttataaaacaaaaatacataTTAAAAAGAGCACGTATTAAAAATTATGGCGGTTATTCTATATATCACGATTGTTTTACCCCTAAAAGATAGTCTTTCCTCACTCATCTCAAATATGCATACAACACTCATCTCAAATCTGGAGAAGGCTAAACTAAGCTTACCAAGGAGAAAAAGACTACAAAAAAGGAGGTAAAACTACACACTTTCTAGTCCTAATTTCTCTATGAATATAATTTTTAAcctatttattttcatattttgttTGTTATTGAATTTTGCAAAGATCTTAATGGAAGAACAAACACAATTGATGACAATTCAAATATTCTAAAACGATTTTAATATTTCAGgtcattcttctttttcttccttgcATTATATGTTTGAAATTCCTCAAAATTAATGAATCCGacacaaatatttaaacataaaaGCATTCAGATTTGTGAAAATTAGATATTCGATTAAGTTTGTATTATTGCTTCTTTTCTAACCAGTAAGTCCTAGAAATTGatcatattttttgttttttccaTCGACAACATAAAATCCACATATGTTTCATAACAAAATTCAAAAATGGTAACCAAATCCAGCAAACCAATCATGACGGTGCATTTATTAATACTAAAGCTATACGTGATAcctattcatttatctattttcacCTATATATATTGTGCTCgacattatatacatatatagtatTAAGTTCCCATTGCTTTATTATTGCATATGCTCTCATTCACTTCACAAAGTCTATTTTAGTACTCCAACCACTCTGACATAACAAGAcaactatatatataaaagacTAATACATTATATATTAATTCAGTTGTTCCTTAATTAATATACCTCACACTatattaactaaaaaaaaaaaaaagcaggtATAGAAGAAGACTGTTTCAAGTTCTTGAGTCATTTTCCCGACCAAACAATCAGAATCTAATATTTGAGCTTCCCTACAAGTCTTAAAAGTGGGGGTGGTTTTTATAATCCTAGCTATAGTATCTCATTTTTTCAGAactgtttctttttcttttttcatggTTTAAAAAGTCATGCATGTGTTATTTTCTTCTTGCTATAATATGTGTTTCTTGTGGAAAATAGTTGACTTTGTCTTTGATTCAATTGGTCTAATGAATTCGGTATGTTGACTTATTTATAGCATTCTAGAACTCCTTTCTACCGCTCTCTTTCTTATTTAAAATGAAAGCAATGTATGATAATATACTACTACTCAACTTGATTACATTTgaaagcaatatatatatatatatttctctgcTCCTTCATATATAAACTTTTGTGTTCTTGTTCCAATTCTTTGTTTTTGCTTGGTAACTTTTTCAAATTGCTTTTTCTAGCTGCTTGCTTATTCATTGCTTGCCCTTTTTCTTTGTTAATTTATAATGaagtaaattatatataactACTTTATTTTTTCAAATCTTCAAAACAGCTATGGATCCATACATGCAATGTAGATTGGCCTCACAAGATAGTATAGAATCATTTTCAAATATGTTGATGAATGATAATGGTGAAAAGAAAACTCGAGGCCCTACACAAATGCGTGAAATATGGGGAAAACGGGATGGAGAGAAGATAAAAATCACATGCAACGATTTTGGACAGCCATATGATAACAGTGCAAGCAAACTTTCAAGCTTTATTGGGACATTAGTACGGGATGGAAAAAATGCTCCAATTAATTATAAAACTTGGCATGAGGTACCTGCTAAATACAAACTTGGAATGTGGAAAATCATACaggtattaattattttttttcatgattatttagtttggtattttatgttaaaaattgaaGTATTATGTCATTTCaatatttgtttattgtattttttacaatCTAGTATATTTAAATTTGTGAATAATCAGTGTTTAAATTCTTGTAGGAAAAATTTGAAATTCCTCCTCATGCTAAAAATTGGACTTTCAGAACTTTTGGAAGGAAACTTAGAGCTTGGAAATCTTATCTTAAAAAAACTTATTATTTGGAGCACTTATCTTTTGAGgagcaaaagaaatataaagacAAAAGAGTTTATGATGATCAATGGGAGGAACTAATAAAATATTGGGCAACAGAAAGTGCAATGGTATTTTTCATTCAAACTTTTATTAACTTGTATTATTTTCATTGTATTTCAAGAATTGTTTACTAACTAAATTTTAATCTTTAATATTCTTTTAGAGAAAGAGTGCTAAAAACAAGACTAGTCGTGCAGAAAAAAAATACAACCATACAACTGGCACAAAGAGTTTTGCTCAACTTAGAGCATTACAGGTAAAATTTATTTAGTATTTTAACAttaacatttgaatattatttcaaatttaGGTCAATTTCAttgctttttaattaaaacaatatgTTCTTTTGTAGAAAAAAGATGGTGCAAGTACGCCGACACGTGCAACCATGTTCAAAATCTGCTACTCAAAAAAAGATAAGAGCATTACTAATGAGAAAACAAAAGAAGCAATGGTATGATCCAATTATTCTTAATTAATGTGTTATTTCTTGCTTGCTAGTTTAGTTTAATCTTAACTTACATGTTTACAATATTAAATCAATAATAGTTACAAttacaagagaaagaagaactgATTGAAGATGCATCAAAAGAAAAGAGTATGAATGACGTTTTTTCTGAAGTTATGGGTAAAGAAAAACATGGATCAGTTCGCATGTATGGATTTGGTGTTTGCCCATCTGATGTGTGGAAGGATAAATCAACTTGGAGAAGAAACCAAAATGAGTATGTAGATACTCTGCAGTCAGAAGTAAATGATCTAAGGTCTCAAGTTCAAATTCTTACTAAGACTATTTTGAGCAAGCAAAATAATGGCAATGATATATCTACACTTCAGGTTAGTCAAACTActagtattttatttattttaattattgacAACAAGTTGTACTAActacattaaatttaattatgtgCGGCCATTACATTATAATGAAAATGCTACATCTTCACACCTGGttaagatttattttattttgttgatttttaaGTTACTAACCTATAAACTATATATAGTTATTTTGCTAATTTATTGTTATATATGTAGGCCATAAATGCTAGTACCTTACATAACAAAGAAACTCAACGTCAACTATGGTTTTCATCTTCAGCATATGATACTCCTGTTGTTGAGGTACTACtattatattatcattttttaaaatatttataagtaGATCCTCCACTGTTGGAATTattcatttattaatataatatatacaGGTTGGAGAAGTAGTCAATCTTAAGAGTGTCACTAGTGAGCCTGAAACAATTGCTATTGGTATCGTTTTAAGTAGAGATCCATCAAAAGAAGTTGGAGGAAAAAAGCTCGGATCCTTTTTTTCTGAAGTTATAGTACAAGTTCCTATTAAGCCTAACGAACAACTGATTAAATCATATGGACATTTTAAGACAATTGGTCAAGTTGTTGGAGCCCCTATTGCATGGCCAACAGCATTTGTGGTAagctaaataaaaaaattacaataattatCTTCCATTAAAtgcattatatatatgtgtgtatacaAATAATTTTATATGATTTCTATTCTCTTGTAGATTCCAAGGAAATCAGATACACAACTTGGTGACTCAATGCTATGATTTTATGTTGTAGAAATTAAActcatgtatgtattttttttttcttttgttggtATTTATTTCAATGTTTTTGTACATAGAAGTcccattgttgttgttgttttatgAAATGTTATTTTGCTACAATTATGTATTATTTACAATATTTATCAAACTTTTTGTtgttgattattatgatatatttgtgaatATTACTTAAGTTaaatttgtataaaaatatttcaaaataaaaaacatcttcaatatttgaaaaataaaacgcaagaattaattatcaaatatgtacttaatattcttttaaatatattaaaaaaatactttaataacatttttagtttagTAACATTTATTAAAATGtcactaaaattatttttaatataaaaaataaatataaaatttattataataaataatatagtgACATTTGAAAAtgctattaattattatttagtgACATTTTTAAATGTCATTAAAAAAATACTATTGTTACATTTGAAAATGTCACTAGTTTTTACTCACATTGGCATATCTTACATTTGCTACAAATGTCACAAAAATTGTAAATGTTACTAAAAATATACAGCAGTCACATTTTCAAAtgtcacaaaatcaatattttggtgtagtgtttattggaaacttgtagaaatagagttacttccataaaataagtaggatatgggatcccattatcttaaaaacaaaacataatttaaaataaaaatacattacataaatagtgcggaaaatacatgtaaaaagacataaaataaaactacatcctcgaatcgaataacgctcggctccttgactccattcaccatcgatacacaatcccaagcatccatgaacccgatcgcctctaaagctattttcctgcacataaaacaaaaaggaatgagcctaatgcccagcaaggaaaatctaacacatagtcataaacataaatttcataataaacataaagacatatcataacacttattacatacacttattataatggccattattacttggggtcccatagactagacaagtcatatgcccatgagattagtggggtcctactagctaagtaggtcatatgcccataatctattggggtcttgttagtcatatgggtcatatgcccaagcctacaacatacatatcataacatatattttataacatatttcataacataaaacataagataacgtAAACATgtacatatagattctatcctattttccttaccaaagttaccgggataagaggatagcgttgggactttttggaacactcctaaaaccatatataacagggtgagtctaacgaagaaaaagagatgaaatgaaaggaatggaaagactaaaccattgaaagtcacacttaccaaaacttatgtgctcaagaacttagattccctaaccaagataagaatgaggttagaagactgagtagaagactaagagaagggaaacataacataaaaccaatgaactagagtgtgttgaataccttgaggacttgtagatcaatctaaccctcgaaccgaaatactatgaaatcttacttcccaaagtgtttggtaagcttatgatgtttaagcttatgatttccccaaaacccaggtgtttatactctcacactcacttagcacttgcagcctctgaacttagagcaaaaggtgaataatgcctgggtactaggtcctatttatagagtttaggaatgaaaggatcttgattttacttgaataaaaataatagctttttaggtgaaaataatttgaataatcgtttagcagaggctgaagactcgttcaaaagatgctggatttatgaagaagttgaatggctgaaaggaaaaagaattcaaaaacatttgaattatgctgaaggaggcgatatatcgccccctgtaggcgatatatcgcctgggccagtatgcctgaggcgactgtgcatcgtttcgtgttttccgtatctacgtgctgcgatatatcgccccctatagctgcgatatatcggcacacgctgaatatttaaacacgaaattacacatttttagctaagtttgaatggagtaaacagccttgactaagcgctcaacgtattcaaagctgctgactgacccaattgcattcaaactttactccttattaaattaaatcctcaaaatacttaatccttaatcacccattcataacatgtgcttaaaatcctattggtcctcatctaaaccttatagtataaaaaatattatccttaatatcagtcatataatcaaaccttaggttatacttaatattcttaaactgtaggttaaacttagaaaatctataagtactactatgagtgtccaaataattcccggtctgaaccaaaaatccacagttacaaagataatactatacatactataatactactaaataattagctaagtaaagttcttggactctacatacaaGTATTATGTTAGTTTTGTTGATGACTTTACCAAATTCACTTGGATTTTTCCAATGCAAACCAAATCTGAAGTCCCActcatttttaaaaattttaatgcGTATGTTGAAAGAACTTTTAAGACTAAAATAAAAAGTGTACAAACTGATTTAGGAGGTGAATATAAACCACTCTATACACTTTTCCAATTCCTAGGCATATCTAGAAGACATTCATGTCCCTACACTCATCAACAACAACGTCGTGTTGAGAGAAAACACAGACATGTGGTTGATGTCGGTCTTACTTTGTTAGCACAGGCCAATATGCCTCTCAAATTCTGGTGTGAGGCTTTTGTTTCAGCTGCATATCTAATAAATAGGTTGCCCACTCCTAGTATCAGTTTTGTCTATCCTTTTGAGAAGTTGTTTAATAACACTCCTGATTACAATCTTCTCAAAGTCTTTGGGTGCTCATGCTTTCCATTACTTCGGCCTTACTAGAAACACAAAGTTTCTTTTCGGT
The Humulus lupulus chromosome 6, drHumLupu1.1, whole genome shotgun sequence DNA segment above includes these coding regions:
- the LOC133784667 gene encoding uncharacterized protein LOC133784667, producing MDPYMQCRLASQDSIESFSNMLMNDNGEKKTRGPTQMREIWGKRDGEKIKITCNDFGQPYDNSASKLSSFIGTLVRDGKNAPINYKTWHEVPAKYKLGMWKIIQEKFEIPPHAKNWTFRTFGRKLRAWKSYLKKTYYLEHLSFEEQKKYKDKRVYDDQWEELIKYWATESAMRKSAKNKTSRAEKKYNHTTGTKSFAQLRALQKKDGASTPTRATMFKICYSKKDKSITNEKTKEAMLQLQEKEELIEDASKEKSMNDVFSEVMGKEKHGSVRMYGFGVCPSDVWKDKSTWRRNQNEYVDTLQSEVNDLRSQVQILTKTILSKQNNGNDISTLQAINASTLHNKETQRQLWFSSSAYDTPVVEVGEVVNLKSVTSEPETIAIGIVLSRDPSKEVGGKKLGSFFSEVIVQVPIKPNEQLIKSYGHFKTIGQVVGAPIAWPTAFVIPRKSDTQLGDSML